One stretch of Lacrimispora sphenoides DNA includes these proteins:
- a CDS encoding YcxB family protein → MEEKDSIVIEVKLTAKDLWKFSMYHSYQGLQGLFNIIFSAAAVFLLITTWSSNSTSYRVLLIICALMFTVWQPGILYLKALKQAKTPVIQNAMTLTFNENGIQVSQGEENLEIAWENMVKVDRVRDMMILYMDRVHAYLLPDSVTGEKKAAIRGLIKEKLPPERRKRI, encoded by the coding sequence GTGGAAGAGAAAGATTCGATTGTAATAGAAGTAAAATTAACGGCAAAGGATTTATGGAAGTTTTCCATGTATCATTCCTATCAGGGACTGCAGGGGCTTTTTAATATTATTTTCAGTGCTGCTGCTGTTTTTCTCCTGATTACCACATGGAGTTCCAACTCCACCTCATACCGGGTGCTGCTAATCATTTGCGCCCTCATGTTTACAGTCTGGCAGCCTGGTATTCTTTATTTAAAGGCTCTTAAGCAGGCAAAGACTCCCGTGATTCAGAATGCCATGACTCTCACCTTTAATGAGAATGGAATCCAGGTTTCCCAGGGAGAGGAAAACCTGGAAATTGCCTGGGAAAACATGGTCAAAGTGGACCGTGTAAGAGATATGATGATCCTGTATATGGACCGGGTTCATGCCTATCTGCTGCCTGATTCCGTAACTGGAGAAAAAAAAGCAGCTATCCGTGGGCTCATCAAAGAAAAACTGCCTCCTGAAAGGCGAAAGAGGATATAA